A stretch of DNA from Rhizobium sp. EC-SD404:
TTCGACCTTCGCAGTATTCGCGTGAAAGCACCGTTTCGTCCGATTGCGGATCGCCCGGATTGTCTGGTAAACAAAATAGACCAGACGCCGGGAAGCTGAACGGGAGGCCACCCATGCTGAAGATGCCGGAGCCGGATGCGGACGTCCTTGCGCGCCGCAAAAGCATCGTTGCCGATCTGCGCGACATCGTGCCTGGCGAGGGCGTGGTCGATGCCACCAACGAGATGCGCGCCTTCGAAACCGATGCGCTGACGGCCTATCGCCAGATGCCGCTCGTCGTGGTGTTGCCGGAGACCGTCGAGCAGGTGAGCCGCGTGCTGCGCTACTGCCACAAGAACGGCATTCGGGTCGTGCCGCGCGGTTCGGGCACATCGCTTTCGGGCGGTGCGCTGCCGCTCGCTGATGGCGTGCTCTTGGTCATGTCGCGGTTCAACCGCGTCTTGGAGATCGATTTTGCCAACCGTGCGGTTGTCGTGCAGCCCGGCGTTACCAATCTCGGCATCACCCATGCGGTCCAGGACGAGGGCTTCTATTACGCGCCCGATCCATCATCGCAGATCGCATGCTCCATCGGTGGCAATATCGCGGAGAATTCGGGCGGCGTGCACAGCCTGAAATACGGGCTGACCACCAACAACGTTCTCGGCCTCGAAGTCGTGCTGATCAATGGCGATATCGTCCGGCTGGGCGGCAAGCATCTCGATTCGGAAGGCTACGACCTTCTGGCATTGATGACCGGCTCCGAAGGCCTGCTCGGCGTGGTCACCGAGGTGACCGTGCGCATCCTGCAGAAGCCGGAAACGGCGCGTGCCGCGCTCATCGGTTTCCCGACGTCGGAGACCGCCGGCCAGTGCGTGGCCGACATCATCGCTGCCGGCATCATTCCAGGCGGCATGGAGATGATGGACCGTCCGGCAATCCACGCCGCCGAGGACTTCGTCCACGCCAACTATCCGCTGGATGTCGAAGCGCTGTTGATCGTGGAACTGGATGGACCCGAGGCCGAGGTCGACTTTCTGCTCGCCGAGGTCGAGGCGCTTGCGTTGAAAAACGGCGCCACGACGATTCGGGTGTCGCGCAGCGAAGAAGAGCGCGCCACGTTCTGGGCGGGGCGCAAGGCCGCGTTTCCGTCGGTCGGCCGCATCTCGCCCGATTATCTCTGCATGGACGGCACCATTCCGCGCAAGGAACTGCCGCGCGTTCTGGCCGGCATGCGGGAATTGTCGGAAATTCACGGGCTTCGCGTCGCCAATGTCTTCCATGCCGGCGACGGCAACCTCCATCCGCTCATTCTCTACGATGCCAACAAGCCGGGCGAACTGGCCGCGGCGGAGGCATTCGGTGCCGATATCCTGCGGCTCTGCGTCAAGGTCGGCGGCGTTTTGACCGGGGAGCATGGTGTCGGCGTCGAAAAGCGTGACCTGATGCCGGAGATGTTCAACGAGATCGACCTCGACCAGCAGATGCGGGTCAAGTGCGCCTTCGACGAAAAGCATCTTCTCAACCCGGGCAAGGTCTTCCCGCAGCTGCGCCGCTGCGCCGAGCTCGGCCGCATGCATGTGAGCGCCGGCGCCCTTCCGTTCCCAGACATTCCGCGGTTCTGAACATGGCGGCAGGACAATTGAACATGAAAAGCGGCGATTCTCATCTTCGTCCCACGACCGAAGATCAGGTGCGCGACGCCGTCGCCTGGGCCGCGGCGGAAAAGACGCCGCTCGAGATCGTCGGCCATGGGTCGAAGCGCGCGATCGGCCGGCCGATGCAGACCGCGGAAACGCTGTCGCTCGCCGATCTGAATGGATTGACGCTTTACGAACCCGACGAACTGGTGCTGGCCGCCTGGGCCGGGACACCGCTCGTCGAAATCGAGAAAGTGCTTGCCGAGAACAACCAGCGCTTCGAATTCGAGCCGATGGATTATGGGCCGCTTCTCGGTGAGGAGCCGGGCAGGGGCACGATCGGC
This window harbors:
- a CDS encoding FAD-linked oxidase C-terminal domain-containing protein, with product MLKMPEPDADVLARRKSIVADLRDIVPGEGVVDATNEMRAFETDALTAYRQMPLVVVLPETVEQVSRVLRYCHKNGIRVVPRGSGTSLSGGALPLADGVLLVMSRFNRVLEIDFANRAVVVQPGVTNLGITHAVQDEGFYYAPDPSSQIACSIGGNIAENSGGVHSLKYGLTTNNVLGLEVVLINGDIVRLGGKHLDSEGYDLLALMTGSEGLLGVVTEVTVRILQKPETARAALIGFPTSETAGQCVADIIAAGIIPGGMEMMDRPAIHAAEDFVHANYPLDVEALLIVELDGPEAEVDFLLAEVEALALKNGATTIRVSRSEEERATFWAGRKAAFPSVGRISPDYLCMDGTIPRKELPRVLAGMRELSEIHGLRVANVFHAGDGNLHPLILYDANKPGELAAAEAFGADILRLCVKVGGVLTGEHGVGVEKRDLMPEMFNEIDLDQQMRVKCAFDEKHLLNPGKVFPQLRRCAELGRMHVSAGALPFPDIPRF